From a region of the Teredinibacter turnerae genome:
- a CDS encoding tetratricopeptide repeat protein, with amino-acid sequence MNEAEYIAELRKRWPRDHKSEEPTAETMEVTLKALEDYPNSEKLWVMRGDLLQLVNFDDGLELGESEKCYRKAIEINPQSAEAYEELAHFLDAVMAKPRKAKQYYVKARLLKNA; translated from the coding sequence ATGAACGAAGCTGAATACATAGCTGAATTAAGGAAGCGTTGGCCGAGAGACCACAAGTCAGAAGAGCCCACGGCAGAAACGATGGAGGTCACTCTTAAAGCGCTAGAGGATTACCCAAATTCAGAAAAGCTTTGGGTTATGCGTGGAGATCTATTGCAGCTCGTTAATTTTGATGATGGTCTTGAATTGGGTGAAAGCGAAAAGTGCTATAGAAAAGCGATTGAAATAAATCCACAATCAGCTGAAGCATATGAAGAGCTTGCGCATTTTCTAGACGCAGTAATGGCTAAGCCAAGAAAAGCAAAGCAGTATTACGTAAAAGCAAGGTTATTAAAAAATGCCTAA